In Lacerta agilis isolate rLacAgi1 chromosome 1, rLacAgi1.pri, whole genome shotgun sequence, the following proteins share a genomic window:
- the NFE2L2 gene encoding nuclear factor erythroid 2-related factor 2 → MEVEAPQDMNLIDILWRQDIDLGARREVFDFSQRQKEYEYEKQKKLERERQEQLQKEQEKAFLDQLQLDEETGEFVPIQPAEAIESGNTTTSNNYSQSVHISKQDAGDLFFDDCMQLLAETFLFADDQVPSAEFLPAAPSEMDSNQVLVESDRMIPLDPSLLESTIPELTAADAETIQDIEQVWEELLSIPELQCLNIQNDNLVEVTPNACLENASAEADMNFSFYDSPAMEKEVANCSPEYLSPLEASFSSMLLPEDLSQNNTSCTSTDFSEDFYSSFVGVNMNTSPPPPNFVDQAIAGFLNEPIDLSEFAQCKAFNRDLSGNAPESNDSDSGISLNASPSTSSPTHSVGSSSISRDTGFGYSDSEMEEMDSAPGSVPQSNAKMHSFQFYAPLSPSPGQSVSNPESQLTSIPKKELPENPGHAEVPFVKDKSSSQLDAHFSRDELRAKALCIPFPVEKIINLPVDDFNEMMSKEQFNEAQLTLIRDIRRRGKNKVAAQNCRKRKLENITELEHDLGYLKDEKEKLLKEKAENDKSLRLLKNQLSTLYVEVFRMLRDEDGKPYSLNDYSLQQTRDGTIFLIPKSKKPETKI, encoded by the exons GATATGAACCTGATCGACATTCTCTGGAGGCAAGATATAGATCTTGGAGCAAGGCGTGAAGTTTTTGATTTTAGCCAAAGACAGAAGGAATATGAGTATGAAAAACAGAAGAAGCTTGAGAGGGAGAGACAAGAGCAGCTTCAGAAAGAGCAAGAAAAAGCCTTCCTAGACCAGCTGCAGCTGGATGAGGAAACAGGAGAATTTGTTCCTATTCAGCCTGCTGAAGCCATTGAATCAGGAAATACCACCACATCCAATAATTATTCACAG AGCGTTCACATCTCCAAACAAGATGCAGGTGACCTGTTCTTTGATGACTGTATGCAGCTTTTGGCAGAAACTTTCTTGTTTGCTGATGACCAG GTTCcctctgctgaatttctgccagCGGCACCTTCTGAGATGGACAGCAACCAGGTCTTGGTTGAATCTGATCGGATGATCCCACTTGATCCGTCTCTCCTTGAGTCTACCATTCCAGAGTTGACAGCGGCAGATGCTGAGACCATACAAGATATAGAACAAGTTTGGGAAGAACTGCTGTCTATTCCGGAGTTGCAG TGTCTTAACATTCAGAATGATAATCTGGTTGAAGTAACCCCAAATGCATGCTTGGAAAACGCATCAGCAGAGGCCGATATGAACTTTAGCTTTTATGATTCTCCTGCTATGGAGAAAGAAGTTGCTAACTGCAGTCCAGAGTACCTGAGCCCTCTGGAAGCTTCCTTTTCCAGCATGCTACTGCCGGAAGATCTTAGCCAAAACAACACATCATGCACAAGCACTGATTTTTCTGAGGATTTCTACTCTTCCTTCGTTGGTGTGAATATGAACACGTCTCCCCCACCACCAAATTTTGTGGACCAGGCAATTGCTGGCTTTTTAAATGAACCTATTGATCTTTCAGAGTTTGCTCAGTGCAAAGCTTTTAACCGTGACCTTTCAGGAAATGCCCCAGAATCCAACGATTCAGATTCTGGCATTTCGCTGAACGCGAGTCCCAGTACATCATCTCCCACTCATTCTGTTGGGTCATCTTCCATCTCTAGAGATACAGGATTTGGATACAGTGATTCTGAAATGGAAGAGATGGATAGTGCTCCTGGAAGCGTGCCACAGAGCAATGCTAAAATGCATTCATTTCAGTTCTATGCTCCGCTGTCTCCATCCCCGGGACAGAGCGTCTCAAATCCTGAATCGCAGCTTACAAGTATACCCAAAAAAGAATTGCCTGAAAACCCTGGTCATGCTGAAGTTCCGTTTGTGAAGGACAAGTCCTCCAGCCAACTCGATGCTCATTTCAGCAGAGATGAGCTTAGGGCAAAAGCTCTGTGTATCCCTTTCCCTGTTGAAAAAATAATCAATCTCCCTGTGGATGACTTCAATGAAATGATGTCCAAGGAGCAGTTCAATGAGGCACAGCTTACTCTGATTCGTGACATACGAAGGCGAGGCAAGAACAAAGTGGCTGCTCAGAACTGCCGCAAAAGGAAACTGGAAAACATAACCGAGCTGGAGCATGACTTAGGTTATCTCAAGGATGAGAAAGAGAAGCTCCTCAAAGAGAAAGCAGAAAACGACAAGAGCTTGCGACTGCTGAAAAATCAGCTGAGCACCCTGTATGTCGAGGTCTTTCGCATGCTTCGGGATGAAGATGGCAAGCCTTATTCACTTAATGATTACTCACTGCAGCAAACGAGAGATGGCACCATCTTTCTTATTCCCAAGAGCAAGAAGCCAGAGACTAAAATATGA
- the HNRNPA3 gene encoding heterogeneous nuclear ribonucleoprotein A3 isoform X1 produces the protein MACKDEREAEDYKRRGRRSSQGYDPKEPEQLRKLFIGGLSFETTDDSLREHFEKWGTLTDCVVMRDPQTKRSRGFGFVTYSCVEEVDAAMAARPHKVDGRVVEPKRAVSREDSVKPGAHLTVKKIFVGGIKEDTEDYNLRDYFEKYGKIETIEVMEDRQSGKKRGFAFVTFDDHDTVDKIVVQKYHTINGHNCEVKKALSKQEMQTATAQRSRGSSSGNFMGRGNFGGSGGSYGRGGSFGGRGGYGGGSGGGGGSRGSYGSGDGYNGFGDDLSQGGNYGGSPGYGGRGGYGGSPTYGTPGGGYGGGGGGYDGYNEGGSFGGNYGGSGNYNDFGNYSGQQASSYGPMKGGSSFSGRSSGSPYGGGYGSGGGGGGGYGGRRF, from the exons ATGGCGTGTAAAGATGAGAGAGAGGCTGAAGATTacaagaggaggggaagaagatcTTCACAG GGCTACGATCCTAAAGAACCCGAACAGTTGAGAAAACTGTTTATTGGTGGCCTGAGCTTTGAAACTACAGATGATAGTTTAAGagaacattttgaaaaatggggCACACTCACAGATTGTGTG GTGATGAGAGACCCACAGACGAAACGTTCCCGAGGCTTTGGCTTTGTGACCTATTCTTGTGTGGAAGAAGTAGATGCTGCTATGGCAGCCCGACCACATAAGGTTGATGGGCGTGTGGTGGAACCAAAGAGAGCCGTTTCTAGAGAA GATTCTGTGAAACCTGGTGCTCATCTAACAGTGAAAAAAATATTTGtgggaggaattaaagaagacACAGAAGACTATAATTTAAGAGATTACTTTGAAAAATATGGCAAAATCGAAACCATAGAAGTAATGGAAGACAGACAAAGTGGAAAGAAAAGAGGTTTTGCCTTTGTAACGTTTGATGATCATGATACAGTCGACAAAATTGTTG TTCAGAAATACCACACTATAAATGGACATAACTGTGAAGTGAAGAAAGCTCTCTCCAAGCAAGAAATGCAGACGGCAACTGCACAGAGAA gTCGTGGAAGCAGTTCAGGCAACTTCATGGGCCGTGGGAACTttggaggcagtggtggcagtTATGGCAGAGGAGGAAGTTTTGGTGGCAGAG GTGGTTACGGTGgcggaagtggtggtggtggtggcagcagaggaagTTACGGGAGTGGTGATGGATACAATGGCTTTGGTGATG ATCTTTCTCAAGGTGGGAACTATGGAGGTAGTCCTGGGTACGGCGGCAGAGGAGGTTATGGTGGCAGCCCAACCTATGGAACCCCAGGTGGTGGATATGGCGGAGGAGGTGGAGGCTATGATGGTTACAATGAAGGGGGGAGCTTCGGTG GCAACTACGGTGGAAGTGGAAACTATAATGACTTTGGCAATTATAGTGGACAACAGGCCTCAAGCTATGGACCCATGAAAGGAGGTAGCAGTTTCAGTGGCAGAAGCTCAGGCAGTCCCTATGGTG GTGGCTAtggatcaggaggaggaggaggtggtggctaTGGTGGAAGAAGATTCTAA
- the HNRNPA3 gene encoding heterogeneous nuclear ribonucleoprotein A3 isoform X3, whose protein sequence is MEGYDPKEPEQLRKLFIGGLSFETTDDSLREHFEKWGTLTDCVVMRDPQTKRSRGFGFVTYSCVEEVDAAMAARPHKVDGRVVEPKRAVSREDSVKPGAHLTVKKIFVGGIKEDTEDYNLRDYFEKYGKIETIEVMEDRQSGKKRGFAFVTFDDHDTVDKIVVQKYHTINGHNCEVKKALSKQEMQTATAQRSRGSSSGNFMGRGNFGGSGGSYGRGGSFGGRGGYGGGSGGGGGSRGSYGSGDGYNGFGDDLSQGGNYGGSPGYGGRGGYGGSPTYGTPGGGYGGGGGGYDGYNEGGSFGGNYGGSGNYNDFGNYSGQQASSYGPMKGGSSFSGRSSGSPYGGGYGSGGGGGGGYGGRRF, encoded by the exons ATGGAG GGCTACGATCCTAAAGAACCCGAACAGTTGAGAAAACTGTTTATTGGTGGCCTGAGCTTTGAAACTACAGATGATAGTTTAAGagaacattttgaaaaatggggCACACTCACAGATTGTGTG GTGATGAGAGACCCACAGACGAAACGTTCCCGAGGCTTTGGCTTTGTGACCTATTCTTGTGTGGAAGAAGTAGATGCTGCTATGGCAGCCCGACCACATAAGGTTGATGGGCGTGTGGTGGAACCAAAGAGAGCCGTTTCTAGAGAA GATTCTGTGAAACCTGGTGCTCATCTAACAGTGAAAAAAATATTTGtgggaggaattaaagaagacACAGAAGACTATAATTTAAGAGATTACTTTGAAAAATATGGCAAAATCGAAACCATAGAAGTAATGGAAGACAGACAAAGTGGAAAGAAAAGAGGTTTTGCCTTTGTAACGTTTGATGATCATGATACAGTCGACAAAATTGTTG TTCAGAAATACCACACTATAAATGGACATAACTGTGAAGTGAAGAAAGCTCTCTCCAAGCAAGAAATGCAGACGGCAACTGCACAGAGAA gTCGTGGAAGCAGTTCAGGCAACTTCATGGGCCGTGGGAACTttggaggcagtggtggcagtTATGGCAGAGGAGGAAGTTTTGGTGGCAGAG GTGGTTACGGTGgcggaagtggtggtggtggtggcagcagaggaagTTACGGGAGTGGTGATGGATACAATGGCTTTGGTGATG ATCTTTCTCAAGGTGGGAACTATGGAGGTAGTCCTGGGTACGGCGGCAGAGGAGGTTATGGTGGCAGCCCAACCTATGGAACCCCAGGTGGTGGATATGGCGGAGGAGGTGGAGGCTATGATGGTTACAATGAAGGGGGGAGCTTCGGTG GCAACTACGGTGGAAGTGGAAACTATAATGACTTTGGCAATTATAGTGGACAACAGGCCTCAAGCTATGGACCCATGAAAGGAGGTAGCAGTTTCAGTGGCAGAAGCTCAGGCAGTCCCTATGGTG GTGGCTAtggatcaggaggaggaggaggtggtggctaTGGTGGAAGAAGATTCTAA
- the HNRNPA3 gene encoding heterogeneous nuclear ribonucleoprotein A3 isoform X2, producing MACKDEREAEDYKRRGRRSSQGYDPKEPEQLRKLFIGGLSFETTDDSLREHFEKWGTLTDCVVMRDPQTKRSRGFGFVTYSCVEEVDAAMAARPHKVDGRVVEPKRAVSREDSVKPGAHLTVKKIFVGGIKEDTEDYNLRDYFEKYGKIETIEVMEDRQSGKKRGFAFVTFDDHDTVDKIVVQKYHTINGHNCEVKKALSKQEMQTATAQRSRGSSSGNFMGRGNFGGSGGSYGRGGSFGGRGGYGGGSGGGGGSRGSYGSGDGYNGFGDGGNYGGSPGYGGRGGYGGSPTYGTPGGGYGGGGGGYDGYNEGGSFGGNYGGSGNYNDFGNYSGQQASSYGPMKGGSSFSGRSSGSPYGGGYGSGGGGGGGYGGRRF from the exons ATGGCGTGTAAAGATGAGAGAGAGGCTGAAGATTacaagaggaggggaagaagatcTTCACAG GGCTACGATCCTAAAGAACCCGAACAGTTGAGAAAACTGTTTATTGGTGGCCTGAGCTTTGAAACTACAGATGATAGTTTAAGagaacattttgaaaaatggggCACACTCACAGATTGTGTG GTGATGAGAGACCCACAGACGAAACGTTCCCGAGGCTTTGGCTTTGTGACCTATTCTTGTGTGGAAGAAGTAGATGCTGCTATGGCAGCCCGACCACATAAGGTTGATGGGCGTGTGGTGGAACCAAAGAGAGCCGTTTCTAGAGAA GATTCTGTGAAACCTGGTGCTCATCTAACAGTGAAAAAAATATTTGtgggaggaattaaagaagacACAGAAGACTATAATTTAAGAGATTACTTTGAAAAATATGGCAAAATCGAAACCATAGAAGTAATGGAAGACAGACAAAGTGGAAAGAAAAGAGGTTTTGCCTTTGTAACGTTTGATGATCATGATACAGTCGACAAAATTGTTG TTCAGAAATACCACACTATAAATGGACATAACTGTGAAGTGAAGAAAGCTCTCTCCAAGCAAGAAATGCAGACGGCAACTGCACAGAGAA gTCGTGGAAGCAGTTCAGGCAACTTCATGGGCCGTGGGAACTttggaggcagtggtggcagtTATGGCAGAGGAGGAAGTTTTGGTGGCAGAG GTGGTTACGGTGgcggaagtggtggtggtggtggcagcagaggaagTTACGGGAGTGGTGATGGATACAATGGCTTTGGTGATG GTGGGAACTATGGAGGTAGTCCTGGGTACGGCGGCAGAGGAGGTTATGGTGGCAGCCCAACCTATGGAACCCCAGGTGGTGGATATGGCGGAGGAGGTGGAGGCTATGATGGTTACAATGAAGGGGGGAGCTTCGGTG GCAACTACGGTGGAAGTGGAAACTATAATGACTTTGGCAATTATAGTGGACAACAGGCCTCAAGCTATGGACCCATGAAAGGAGGTAGCAGTTTCAGTGGCAGAAGCTCAGGCAGTCCCTATGGTG GTGGCTAtggatcaggaggaggaggaggtggtggctaTGGTGGAAGAAGATTCTAA